Genomic window (Arachis hypogaea cultivar Tifrunner chromosome 13, arahy.Tifrunner.gnm2.J5K5, whole genome shotgun sequence):
ATGGCTGTGTAACGAAAGTGTTTTTGTGGATGTGTCTCCTTATACATGTCAATactaattgtaattaaaatataataattaattattattgataataagTTGACAGATAATATATTGGTACTCTATACTTTTCCAAACAAATATATTTTGCTCCTATTACACATAAAGTCATTCATACACTTATGCTTAACAGTCTGAACTTCTAGGAAGAATAATTCACTGTATGTTTTTAAAACTTTAATCACCAGGATTCATTTGTCTCTAGTACTAGAAATACGGAAACTAGTATCTCTATTGAACGTAAAAGAATATGGATTCAAAACTTGTACTAATGCACACTCACCATAAGAAAGATAAATTACGGGTTAGGCAAGGGAAGTTCTGATTCTCTATTACAGTTATAATTCTGTCTATGATCACTACTAGTAAGACTAATTATATTGCTCTCTCCTTGCGTTTGATACCAAGTAAGCTTTCTTTATTTTCAATTACTTTTACCTCCCAAAACCTACCCACTTTTATTCTGCTcctcaatcctgaacttgacttggtcactgccaagcttccaactgctaagtgctaacccaacttgtaaggaaaTTCCCACAAAattatgaaacacaacacagatgtacaaaggacctctaaggacatctatgactttttcttttaattttatgcactttgcctttttctgctctatgattttttcttacaaacctcactgtttgcttttttccatgagactcaagacagacaaaattaaacagaaaattacaaaatagaaaacattgaaggagaagaacttttgTTAACTTGGGTTGTTATGAgtaggggtgtgcaaaaaaaactggtttcactgaattgaattgaaactgaactgaaactgttttaaataaaccagtttttttaaataaaaaactgaactgaaatcatagtttttatgaaaaaccagtttattaaaaaccagtttttatggttcagtttagttttaaaccaaattaaaactggttttatttaaactctaaaattaatttttatatactctttatctctctctcccttcactctctctctctctccccttcctccctctctcctctttctccccctcctctctctctctctctccccctcccttcccctctctctctctcccttctctctctctctcccttctctctcttctttccctcgctctctctctctccctctcccttcccgtctctcttcctctctctctctctctcctcctctttctccctctcctctctctttccctcctttttctctctcttcctctctctctctctctctccctctctctctctctcctttccctcctctccctctctctcccccttccttcctctctctcgctctctctctctctctcttcccctccTTTTTgtctccctccttctctctccccctcccttcctctctctctctcccccttctctctctctctctcttctctctctccctctcccttcccgtctctcttcttctctctctctctctatcctcctctttctccctctcctctctctttcccTCCTTttcctctctcctctccctcttttctcttcccctcccatctctctctctccctctctctctctctctctctcctttccctcctctccctctctctcccccctctttcttcctctctctctctccttctcctctttcttccccTCTTCCTCCTTTCTCTCATTTTcctctcgctctctctctctctctttcctttttctcccatctccctcgctccccctcccttcccctctctctctctctctccctctttttcctctctctccccttttgtttctctctctcctatccctcttctctctctctccctcccttctctcttcctctttctctctctcttttttcccttttctctcttactctctctcccttctcttctttctctgtcctcttctctctctttcttctccctcctctctctctttctcttctttcttccctttctttctctcttttctctttctctctcaaccttctctcactctatatccctcttctctctctccccctcttttctccaaaataagagagaaaaggagggagagagaaaagaagaaaaaagaggggaaaaagagagatagaaaaaagagagagagaggaggaggaggagagagagaatgagagagaagggaggggagaaagagcgcaagagagagaggaagagagagcgggagagaaagtgagagagacagagagaaagagagagggagagagaggaggggaagagggaaggagagagagagggagagagagatagagagaaagagggataggggagagagaatgagagaaagggatagagggagaaaagggagagaaagaaaggggaggaggagaaagaggggcaggggagagagagagaggaggggaagagagagggaagagagagaaaagaaaaaggggggagagaggaagacaaagagaggaaaaggagagagagagagagagagagagagagagagagagagagagagagagaagaggaagagtgagaggggaaggagagagagaaaaagggagagaagaagagagagagaaaggagggggagagagggaaagaagaaaggaagaggggaagaaaagagaaaaagggagagaagggagagagagagagagagagagggagagaaggagagagagagaaggagggagagagaaagggtaagaaagagaatgtaaaatctaatttTCTATATGTTAAGAGAAAGAGGGagtgagagagagatagagagggagagggagagaaagaTAGATAGGAGGGGGAAAGGAAAGGAGAAGAGggatagagagaaagagagagaaagagggatatgggagagagagaatgagaggaaggaatagagagggagaaaaggaagagagagagagagagagagagagagagagagagagagagagagggagagagagaggaggggagaaagaggggaaagagggagagagaaaaaaggaaaatagagggaggagggagagagagggagagaagaagagagagaggaagaggggaaggagagagagggagagaagggagagagaggaagaggggaaggagagagagaaaggaaggcgagagagggagagaagaagagagaggggagaagggaaggagagagagagagagagagagagagagagagagagggcagggggagtgagagagagggagagaaagagagagagagggggagagagagagaaaggaagggggagagagagaaaggaaagggagagaaagaggagggagagaggggaaggggagagagagaaagagaggagagagagtgtgGGAAatggaggggagagagagagagagagagagagagagaagggagagagagtggaaaaggggggagagagagaaaaaggaagggggacaaagaaaagggagagagagaggggaaggggagagaaagaggagggagagaagggaaggggagagagagaggagagagagtgggaaagggagagaaaaggggagagagagagtggaaggagagagagagaaagagagagaggaaagggagagagagagggtgtgaaaactagttttagcctataaaccagtttaaactggtttttttgagggagagagagggtgtgaaaactagttttagtctataaaccagtttaaactggttttttttaattaaaaccagtttttttttatgaactggtttaaactggtgcactgtattataaactggtttaaaactagttttttatgtgacaaagcagtttggttcagtttctaaaccatttaaaatggtttagtgcagtttcagttcagtttagggaaaaactgaaccatgcacacccctagttatgagaactctgtgctcactcactttctccttgcttcaagtcttggctgttctcccttatttatagaggAAAAATCCTCTACGGTTGAAGTTGTTGAACCAAgccaaacttcttcttcttcatgcaaaaccggttcggccggagagagaggagagataaccgaatgctataaccaacatgcaattacctctgtgtctttCCTTTACACCAAGCGTCATCAATCCGAGCCATTTCGCttgacttgcactccaagaaggacTCCTAGCCCTTAATGTTTCTTGATGCATGACAGCTCCTCTTGCTCCACTTTTACTTCCTCCTTCACGTAGCCtccctagctaccttctgtgatgagtaAACACAAAAGCAGAGACGAGCCATGCCTCTGaaatcttcttcctctgaccgagatcttcttctatttttggtatggagagggTGAACttacttcaccaaatcttaccctTATTTGGTGAAGATCTCAGTCAcagcatactttttgttttctttttcttgccatcattaccatggtcttgttacttgcttcttcttctctacAGTAGTTTGCCATAGCTTCCATGCTTTCTCTGTGAAGTgaccaaatgaagaagagagatTAGAAAGAAAGGCATGTAATGGATTTGAACAAATTAAATCAATACTGAATTAATTCCTACTCCCTTTTCTTTGCTTAGTGGCGTGTAACATTAACGAGGCCATCAAATCAATTGCatattctctctcatgtttccaatgcaaGTTAATTcaagttaattgaatttgaaatccaCCACATAATGGAAAtgagatccgttggaagcatgaaACTTTGCTTTCTTTCATTATTGGTTTCAGACCAAGCTTTGGTCTTGGTAGCAAAGATTTAAATGGGCTAGTAATAATAATTCAATCTGACACAatcaagaataataataattcagCCACACTTCTTTAAGTATTTTTGAACCAatgctgaatgtaaaattcacatttgggcttgcaataattttttttcttttcggcCCAACAGCAAATCCTGCAcaacaaatttattttaattaacatatatgaattgaaatcaaattaataattttacaattaatcatattaataatatttaattatcactaatattaatttagagttttccaaactcatcagggTCATTGTCCCCTTCCTATACagtttcatttttgaaaatacGCGTTATGTTAATATATCaaatcatctaataatttttagataaaaagattacttaaactttttttttttaatgtaaatagTCACCTAAATTTATATCCAACAATCGCATTCATTTATATTAAGAATGATTGCTAGTTGGCAAAGCAAATGATGATATTTCATGTTTGTAAGTTCTTGCTCTATTTGAATGTTACTAGGGTCAACACAGGTAAGTGAAAGGGCCAAAGGCTGATACTTCCAACTATGACATGCATGTCATGAAAATGAATCTTACGATCCCAATTCttacaagaaatttaaaattggaaatttttatttatggaatgacttatttcaatttcttttaaggTATTTTTTACGGTAGTTATTATTCACTTATCTaactcaaatataaaaaaatcgatCCCACCTCGAAGCGTATACCCCAATACTGTAGATTAGTCATCTTTAAGAAATTTCGACATAAATTTTAAAGGCACGAGAGAATTCTCCTTCTTTTaattacataattttaaaaatattctaagaAATAAAAACTGCCTAACAAACGCACAGTTGGATCATTGTAGCACAAATAGTGACAGGAGGCATATCATTGGGAACTTGAAACTGATTTGTGTAGCATACACACTTCACATGAGGAATAAAAAGTAGTGTCCctctttgaacttgaagaattgATAGTGGCTAGTTATATGATTAAGGGGCAAAGACATTCTctttaaagaagcctttttatgCATGGCAAAATTATTAGTGACTGTTGCATATAACAAAGTGCCGGTTCTTATGAATAATTATATGATAAGATTAAAAGGGTCATATAATTGAGGAGATGATTTTCTCTTTAAAAAATGTTGGAAGgttaacaaaattttttggtcaataattagtcattaatatttaaaagtgtgagttaaaaatatattattagattactaaaataataaaaaaaaatagaactaatgactaaaaatactagaaaaaataataaattctactatatatatatattttttaagtcgtGAAGATTCTAACTGCAtggaaataaaatagaattacatATATAACTGCAAGATTTCTAACACCCTGACTTTTTGTTACCCTGACAATACAAAAAGTGATaagaaaaaccaaagaaaattttGTCAACGATTTCAGTGTATTGCCGGCTGAATAATTTATTTCTTCTTAATCATCTTGCTATTCGTAATTAAGGTAGGAAAATGAAGACCAAAATAACTTACAATGATATAGCTATGCAAATGTTGACAAAACTCGTACATACTTTGAATGTATCTTTTGCATCACTTTAAAAGATCCAACTCACTATCAAGTATCAAGACAAGTAATTATTTCTTGAAAAAAtgacacctctctctctctctcatgggATATCGTCTAAATgatactcttttctctttttatttaaaatatatatttttctcttttataagCTTTAATCTTTTGACCAAAATActcataaataattattataattttatatatatatatataaaatagtaataattattcttttgattcaaaaaataaaaaaataataatataaaatatttttaagttgttTGTTACattaataataaatcaatttattacattaataatcataaaatatataaagaaatttatattaaatatatttataataagttaaaatatttttttatatgataaaatactaaaagtaaaattgcaataataataataataataataataataataataataataataataataataataataatttatatattatatttcttTCTTGCTAATCAGTAATGGCATATTTGCATGCACAAGTTACATTTCCTTTTTATTGATATTCTTACCAAAAGGGTAAAAATAAGTATACACCAAAAGTAAAAATACATGTGCTAtatcaagaaaaaataattagagtaaaagtaaaagtaaaaccaACAAACTTTGCCTATATATTTGCAATGCACTGCTTTGCAAAATTCAATACAAATTGAAAAGCTAAGGAAAAGCCAGAAACATAGATAGAGAGACAAACAATGCCTTTGTGCAAATTCTTCCCACTACTCCTTTTCTTAACCTTAATAAGCCTCTTGAACAACCACACAGTTTCATTCTCCGGTGAAGAAGACCTTACACATTTGTGTTTAGATTCTGGAAACTACACCGCCAATGACCCTTATGACAAAAACCTAAGACAGCTTCTAATTTACCTCACAGCTGAAGCTCCAACCAATGGCTTTGCCATGGCCTCTAAAGGCCAAGGCCAAAGCCGAATACACGGCCTCGCCTTCTGCCGCGGCGATCTCTCCCCTCATGATTGCTGGAACTGTGTCGTCCGGGCTTCCGGCGACATGCTCACATCCTGTCCCAACAACAAAGCCGCCACCATCTTCCGCGAGAATTGTACCATAAGGTACTCAAACGAAGACTTCTTCGGCCAAACCACGACAAACACTTCTTCGTCATGGTTCTGCTGGAGGACAGCATCCTCCGGTGAAGCCACGACGAAGAATGCTGTGTTTGGCCAAAGAGTTCAAGAGTTTCTCACCCAACTTTGTGAGGAAGCTGGGTTGCAAACAAAAATGTACGCTTCGGGAATGTCGGAACTTGACGAGTTTCACACATTATATGGTTTGGCACAGTGTAGTAGGGACCTGTCCACCATTGATTGCATGAAGTGTCTCAATGAATCAGTTTCATATGTTGAACTTCCACAGTGTGGTAAAGAGAGAGTGGGAGTTAGAGTTTATAGTGAGAGTTGTAGAGTAAGATATGAACTTTATCCATTTCTTAATGATCATAGTCACTACCCTATTCCAAGTCATATTCCTCTTCCTCCTTCGAGTGTTCCACATGATGCTGTTTCTCCAAATCCTGCACCAACTTCTTCTTCCGATAAAGCCTTTGAAGGTTCCACACTTATTGGATTCTCTTCTTCAAGTGTTCTGCTATTTGTGATAACTATGGTATGGTAAGAGTAAGGTCAgatttaaatattcaaataagATTATTTCTGATAAGAAAATAGCTGCAGTTATATTAAAAGGAAcccttttttataaattattttgtaatgtTTGAATACTACTAAACATGCATGTAATGGTAATTTCTTCTTTATTGCAAgtttttttatgaatatattcttttctttttctctctttttttgtgTGGTTGCATTAGATTATCATGGTAATAATAAATCATTTCCCATTACCCACCATTATTCGAgcattttttttccctttcaaaGATAATTTCTCGTTTGTTGATAGAAAGTACGCATacagaaacaaaataaacaaagaagtagtcaccaaaaaaaaaaaataaacaaagaagtTGGAAAGAAAAAAGAATCAATCAAGCTTTGGTACATTTTCTTGGAAGTTGCAATCATATATTATATAGGCTCTGAAACTCTTGATACACTTTAGAATTCCTTGCTAACTATAAGAGGCGTATATATGTCAAGATGCATGAGAGATTAGGGTgctcaaatttaaaccaatataaattaaattgtttatccaatttaatttaaattgaaaacggATTAAAACTGCACTAATTtatatttgattggattctattttttagaAATGATCGAATTATAACAAATCCAATCCAATTCAAACCACATaatatagtataatattattattttattatatttttaatttgttatatatttttatattatttatgtattattattatttaacaaataatttatattcaaaatgttatttatttatttattttaactaatttataattttattttaattgttatgttattgttggctttttaagatattattGAGACTTATTATATCAttgtaaattatttaaaatttgatgttgagacttgttatatgtatttaaattttttaatttataaaaccgTAAATATAATCTAATTCAATCCAAACCGCTTAAAATCGGATcggatcaaatttaaaaaaaaaaatcatctaatttAATCCGCAGTACAAGTAAAATTAgtgtttaaataaaattaatttttaactcaaAACTGATCCAAACTGTACCGCGCAAACCCCCCTTATTGGAGATTACTAGTAATGCTCAGTTTATCTATCCTTATTCGTTCATTGGTCATTTTCCCCACTACTCATCTTCACACTGAAGAAGTATTAGTTGAGTTATGAGCGTaatgcttttttcttttcttttctttttcattgttgAAGAGAGGAAACGTACAATATGCATTACCAGGTACAAACCACAATCCATCATGCTGATTAACCATCATCTTAAAAtccactttttgtaacaagcacgTTTTGATGATACTGGAGATCTGAAATTTAGTGA
Coding sequences:
- the LOC112732855 gene encoding antimicrobial ginkbilobin-2-like protein, with the protein product MPLCKFFPLLLFLTLISLLNNHTVSFSGEEDLTHLCLDSGNYTANDPYDKNLRQLLIYLTAEAPTNGFAMASKGQGQSRIHGLAFCRGDLSPHDCWNCVVRASGDMLTSCPNNKAATIFRENCTIRYSNEDFFGQTTTNTSSSWFCWRTASSGEATTKNAVFGQRVQEFLTQLCEEAGLQTKMYASGMSELDEFHTLYGLAQCSRDLSTIDCMKCLNESVSYVELPQCGKERVGVRVYSESCRVRYELYPFLNDHSHYPIPSHIPLPPSSVPHDAVSPNPAPTSSSDKAFEGSTLIGFSSSSVLLFVITMVW